The Antennarius striatus isolate MH-2024 chromosome 23, ASM4005453v1, whole genome shotgun sequence genome has a segment encoding these proteins:
- the arsj gene encoding arylsulfatase J isoform X3 — translation MYQIHTGLQHSIIRATQPNCLPLENATLPLKLKQAGYSTHMVGKWHLGFYKRDCLPTQRGFDTFFGSLLGSGDYYSHYKCEGPGICGYDLYEGEEAAWEQDRGLYSTVMFTRKAISILANHNPRKQPLFLYLAYQAVHSPLQVPARYLERYKGIPNANRRKYAAMVSCLDEAVRNLTVALKRYGYYDNTLIVYSSDNGGQPLAGGSNWPLRGSKATYWEGGIRAVGFVHSPLLVNKGTKCRSLVHITDWFPTLVTLGEGSLDEDLSLDGYDVWEAISEGRPSPRQDILHNIDPIYIRAKNGSWKAGYGIWNTAIRAALRVGHWKLLTGVPGYSDWVPPQTFSNQQLTTRWHNERIRWDRGKSLWLFNITADPYERVDLSQRYPHIVKKLLMRLAQYNKTAVPVRYPAKDLRSNPQYNGGVWGPWYKDEKDKQVDDRYNLLTNHLGKRWQKKPKNRKLKRRVEE, via the exons at gtaTCAGATCCACACGGGCCTTCAGCACTCCATCATCCGGGCGACCCAGCCCAACTGTCTGCCCCTGGAAAATGCCACCCTGCCCCTGAAGCTCAAGCAGGCTGGCTACTCCACCCACATGGTGGGCAAGTGGCACCTGGGATTCTACAAGCGCGACTGCCTGCCCACCCAGCGTGGCTTTGACACGTTCTTTGGGTCTCTGCTGGGGAGTGGGGACTATTACAGCCATTACAAATGTGAAGGACCGGGCATTTGTGGCTACGATCTGTACGAAGGGGAAGAAGCAGCGTGGGAACAGGACCGGGGCTTATACTCCACCGTGATGTTCACTCGAAAGGCTATCAGCATCTTAGCCAATCACAACCCTCGTAAACAACCCCTTTTTCTCTACTTGGCCTACCAGGCGGTCCATTCCCCGCTGCAGGTTCCTGCCCGCTACCTTGAGCGCTACAAGGGCATTCCCAATGCAAACCGGCGCAAATACGCCGCCATGGTGTCCTGCCTGGACGAGGCTGTCCGCAACCTCACGGTAGCGCTGAAACGCTACGGTTACTATGACAACACATTAATTGTGTACTCCTCTGATAATGGTGGCCAGCCATTAGCGGGTGGAAGCAACTGGCCCCTGAGGGGGAGTAAAGCCACCTACTGGGAGGGTGGGATCAGAGCAGTGGGGTTCGTCCATAGTCCTCTACTTGTGAACAAAGGAACCAAGTGTCGATCATTGGTCCACATCACTGACTGGTTCCCCACACTGGTGACCTTGGGGGAAGGGAGTTTAGATGAAGATCTCAGTCTGGACGGGTACGATGTCTGGGAGGCTATCAGCGAGGGGCGTCCGTCTCCTCGCCAAGACATCCTTCACAACATTGACCCAATCTACATAAGAGCCAAAAACGGTTCGTGGAAAGCTGGGTACGGCATCTGGAACACGGCCATCCGGGCCGCTCTGCGGGTGGGCCACTGGAAGCTCCTGACCGGCGTCCCAGGCTACAGCGACTGGGTTCCTCCGCAGACCTTCTCCAACCAGCAGCTGACCACCCGATGGCACAACGAGCGCATCCGGTGGGATCGGGGGAAGTCCCTCTGGCTGTTCAACATCACGGCTGACCCCTATGAACGCGTGGACCTGTCCCAGCGCTACCCCCACATTGTCAAGAAGCTGCTAATGCGATTAGCGCAGTACAACAAGACAGCAGTGCCTGTGCGCTACCCAGCTAAGGACCTGCGCTCCAACCCTCAGTACAACGGGGGCGTCTGGGGACCCTGGTACAAAGACGAGAAGGACAAACAGGTGGACGACAGATACAACTTACTCACCAACCATCTGGGCAAAAGATGGCAAAAGAAACCAAAGAACAGGAAGTTGAAAAGGAGGGTTGAAGAGTAG
- the arsj gene encoding arylsulfatase J isoform X2: MDLTQELKPVFSGCRYQIHTGLQHSIIRATQPNCLPLENATLPLKLKQAGYSTHMVGKWHLGFYKRDCLPTQRGFDTFFGSLLGSGDYYSHYKCEGPGICGYDLYEGEEAAWEQDRGLYSTVMFTRKAISILANHNPRKQPLFLYLAYQAVHSPLQVPARYLERYKGIPNANRRKYAAMVSCLDEAVRNLTVALKRYGYYDNTLIVYSSDNGGQPLAGGSNWPLRGSKATYWEGGIRAVGFVHSPLLVNKGTKCRSLVHITDWFPTLVTLGEGSLDEDLSLDGYDVWEAISEGRPSPRQDILHNIDPIYIRAKNGSWKAGYGIWNTAIRAALRVGHWKLLTGVPGYSDWVPPQTFSNQQLTTRWHNERIRWDRGKSLWLFNITADPYERVDLSQRYPHIVKKLLMRLAQYNKTAVPVRYPAKDLRSNPQYNGGVWGPWYKDEKDKQVDDRYNLLTNHLGKRWQKKPKNRKLKRRVEE; encoded by the exons ATGGACCTGACCCAAGAACTCAAGCCTGTGTTCTCCGGCTGTCG gtaTCAGATCCACACGGGCCTTCAGCACTCCATCATCCGGGCGACCCAGCCCAACTGTCTGCCCCTGGAAAATGCCACCCTGCCCCTGAAGCTCAAGCAGGCTGGCTACTCCACCCACATGGTGGGCAAGTGGCACCTGGGATTCTACAAGCGCGACTGCCTGCCCACCCAGCGTGGCTTTGACACGTTCTTTGGGTCTCTGCTGGGGAGTGGGGACTATTACAGCCATTACAAATGTGAAGGACCGGGCATTTGTGGCTACGATCTGTACGAAGGGGAAGAAGCAGCGTGGGAACAGGACCGGGGCTTATACTCCACCGTGATGTTCACTCGAAAGGCTATCAGCATCTTAGCCAATCACAACCCTCGTAAACAACCCCTTTTTCTCTACTTGGCCTACCAGGCGGTCCATTCCCCGCTGCAGGTTCCTGCCCGCTACCTTGAGCGCTACAAGGGCATTCCCAATGCAAACCGGCGCAAATACGCCGCCATGGTGTCCTGCCTGGACGAGGCTGTCCGCAACCTCACGGTAGCGCTGAAACGCTACGGTTACTATGACAACACATTAATTGTGTACTCCTCTGATAATGGTGGCCAGCCATTAGCGGGTGGAAGCAACTGGCCCCTGAGGGGGAGTAAAGCCACCTACTGGGAGGGTGGGATCAGAGCAGTGGGGTTCGTCCATAGTCCTCTACTTGTGAACAAAGGAACCAAGTGTCGATCATTGGTCCACATCACTGACTGGTTCCCCACACTGGTGACCTTGGGGGAAGGGAGTTTAGATGAAGATCTCAGTCTGGACGGGTACGATGTCTGGGAGGCTATCAGCGAGGGGCGTCCGTCTCCTCGCCAAGACATCCTTCACAACATTGACCCAATCTACATAAGAGCCAAAAACGGTTCGTGGAAAGCTGGGTACGGCATCTGGAACACGGCCATCCGGGCCGCTCTGCGGGTGGGCCACTGGAAGCTCCTGACCGGCGTCCCAGGCTACAGCGACTGGGTTCCTCCGCAGACCTTCTCCAACCAGCAGCTGACCACCCGATGGCACAACGAGCGCATCCGGTGGGATCGGGGGAAGTCCCTCTGGCTGTTCAACATCACGGCTGACCCCTATGAACGCGTGGACCTGTCCCAGCGCTACCCCCACATTGTCAAGAAGCTGCTAATGCGATTAGCGCAGTACAACAAGACAGCAGTGCCTGTGCGCTACCCAGCTAAGGACCTGCGCTCCAACCCTCAGTACAACGGGGGCGTCTGGGGACCCTGGTACAAAGACGAGAAGGACAAACAGGTGGACGACAGATACAACTTACTCACCAACCATCTGGGCAAAAGATGGCAAAAGAAACCAAAGAACAGGAAGTTGAAAAGGAGGGTTGAAGAGTAG